Proteins encoded within one genomic window of Dermatophilus congolensis:
- a CDS encoding helix-turn-helix transcriptional regulator, producing the protein MENRISELRKLKGVSQGALAEALQVSRQTVISLEKNKYDPSLPLAFRISRYFGKSIEEIFIFDPA; encoded by the coding sequence ATGGAAAACAGGATTTCCGAGCTGCGGAAACTAAAAGGGGTGTCGCAGGGTGCTTTAGCAGAAGCCCTGCAGGTGTCCCGCCAGACTGTAATCTCGCTTGAGAAGAACAAGTATGACCCCTCGCTCCCTCTGGCTTTTAGGATTTCAAGATACTTTGGAAAAAGTATAGAAGAGATATTCATCTTCGATCCCGCATGA
- a CDS encoding MOSC N-terminal beta barrel domain-containing protein: MEGKIIRIRRYPVKSMGGEDLPSVALDERGISRDRWFAVRDSEGHFASGKNTRRFRHHDEVFQYSAATTGDDVRVTHGDGGSWLVGDPDLYAHLSENMGEQVTVSAEQTIPHQDMGSLSLIGTATLQWCADQWGLNADPRRLRVNIVIETSEPFIEESWVGCSASLGAAGLDFVKKSHVAA; this comes from the coding sequence GTGGAGGGAAAGATTATTCGGATTCGACGGTATCCCGTTAAGTCGATGGGGGGCGAGGATCTTCCCTCGGTGGCTCTTGATGAGCGAGGGATAAGCCGAGATCGTTGGTTCGCAGTCCGTGATAGCGAAGGCCACTTTGCATCTGGGAAAAATACGCGCCGTTTCCGTCATCACGACGAGGTATTTCAATACTCGGCTGCCACGACAGGTGATGATGTTCGTGTCACCCATGGTGACGGAGGAAGCTGGCTCGTTGGTGACCCTGATTTGTATGCGCATTTGTCGGAAAATATGGGAGAACAGGTAACGGTATCCGCAGAGCAGACTATTCCTCATCAAGACATGGGGTCGCTATCGCTGATCGGTACAGCCACCTTGCAATGGTGTGCCGACCAGTGGGGGCTTAATGCAGATCCTCGCCGTCTGCGGGTCAATATTGTGATCGAAACCAGTGAGCCATTTATCGAAGAGTCTTGGGTGGGTTGCTCTGCCTCTCTTGGGGCAGCTGGCCTTGACTTCGTCAAAAAATCCCACGTTGCCGCATGA